In the genome of Streptomyces sp. SAI-127, the window CCCCCGTCCGCACCGCCGCGAAGACGTGCCGGGACGGGGGCGTCCCGTCCTCCGTCGTCAGCAGCGCCAGGTCGCGGTGGGCGTATACCGGGCGGACCAGGCGGGGGACCAGCGCCACTCCCTGGCCCGCCTCGACCAGCGCCGCCAGCGCACCCCAGTCGCTCACCGCGTGCCGGATGTCCGGGGTGAACCCGGCCGCCGCGCACACCGACCGCGCCACCGCGCCCACGCAACTGCGGGCGTCCCCCACGACCCATGCCTCCTCGGCCAGTTCGCGCAGGTCGACGCGCTCACGCCCGGCCAACCGGTGGCCGGCCGGGACGGCGATGTCCATCACGTCGGTGAACAGCTCGGTGCGGCTGTAGCGGGCGTCCGTGTGCGGGGGCGCCGCCGCGAAATGCACCGCCACGGCCACATCGACCTGGCCCCCGTCCAACGCCGTGAACAGGTCCGGCGGTTCGGACTCCACCACGTCGACCCGGACCTGAGGCAGACGATCGGCCAGCGCCCGCAGCAC includes:
- a CDS encoding LysR family transcriptional regulator — translated: MEQVSEPFTIDLRRLTVLRELQRRGSLARTAAALHLTPSAVSQQIAALARETGVPLTEKDGRGVRLTGQARVLLAHADAIAAQLERARADLGAYGEGGRGSVTIGCLSSGILGLLPDVLRALADRLPQVRVDVVESEPPDLFTALDGGQVDVAVAVHFAAAPPHTDARYSRTELFTDVMDIAVPAGHRLAGRERVDLRELAEEAWVVGDARSCVGAVARSVCAAAGFTPDIRHAVSDWGALAALVEAGQGVALVPRLVRPVYAHRDLALLTTEDGTPPSRHVFAAVRTGAEGDPVLATVLDQLRRSGLELTGRGQQRAL